Proteins encoded by one window of Methermicoccus shengliensis DSM 18856:
- a CDS encoding S-layer protein domain-containing protein yields the protein MKLALLTLLLVLSQPVLYEEGIALVSGESWHLHQGYTIAVRGVDIEGSLVWVDIRLNNTTVASRVVPLGSMLGIYRNGGVLLSVYGTQTNISDYEQNTTATRVMLIEVTDIYTGTYQDMVLFKVTQYTDPFLPLTTPLPSSSSPSSIGATPPPPQPTAPQLAGWWYGAALSVLVLLWVLFRRRLK from the coding sequence ATGAAGCTCGCCCTGCTGACGCTCCTGCTGGTGCTCTCCCAACCTGTGCTGTACGAGGAGGGCATCGCCCTCGTGAGCGGAGAGAGCTGGCACCTTCATCAGGGCTACACAATAGCAGTGAGGGGAGTGGACATAGAGGGGAGCCTCGTGTGGGTGGATATCAGACTGAACAACACCACAGTGGCAAGCAGGGTGGTGCCCTTGGGCTCCATGCTTGGCATCTACAGGAATGGTGGCGTGCTCCTGAGCGTGTATGGTACGCAGACGAACATATCGGATTATGAGCAGAACACCACTGCGACAAGGGTGATGCTCATCGAAGTGACGGACATATACACTGGCACGTATCAGGATATGGTGCTGTTCAAGGTAACCCAGTACACTGACCCCTTCCTGCCTCTCACCACACCTCTGCCGTCCTCCTCTTCCCCCTCATCCATCGGTGCGACTCCCCCGCCCCCCCAGCCCACGGCTCCTCAGCTGGCTGGATGGTGGTATGGGGCTGCATTGAGCGTTTTGGTGCTGTTGTGGGTGCTTTTCAGGCGAAGGCTTAAGTAG
- a CDS encoding restriction endonuclease subunit S domain-containing protein, translated as MIYPTSGTYIASCVVDKERVLNVVRVNGFGIGVSGLVIDHKCYYYETDTENEAYYLSCLLNSPLIDEDLKDMQARGLFGPRHIHKKVLEFPFPKFSPRNEIHGLEDELQRISELTAEVLPELEGQRG; from the coding sequence GTGATTTATCCCACCTCTGGCACATACATCGCCTCGTGTGTGGTGGACAAGGAAAGAGTGCTTAATGTCGTCAGAGTGAACGGCTTCGGGATTGGTGTGAGCGGGCTCGTGATAGACCATAAATGCTACTATTATGAAACGGACACTGAAAATGAAGCATACTATCTCTCATGCCTGCTAAACTCGCCTCTAATCGATGAAGATTTGAAGGATATGCAAGCCCGTGGGCTTTTCGGTCCAAGACATATTCACAAGAAAGTGCTGGAGTTTCCATTCCCCAAGTTCAGCCCAAGGAACGAGATTCACGGGCTGGAGGATGAGCTTCAGAGAATAAGCGAACTCACAGCTGAGGTACTACCAGAGCTTGAGGGTCAGAGAGGTTAG
- the pdxS gene encoding pyridoxal 5'-phosphate synthase lyase subunit PdxS, translated as MKLEELRYGTELIKRGFASMQKGGVIMDVTSAEQAEIAEAAGAVAVMALHAVPADIRAAGGVARMADPQKILEIMDAVSIPVMAKVRIGHFVEAEILEALGVDMIDESEVLTPADVQHHIDKKQFTVPFVCGARDLGEALRRIDEGAAMIRTKGEAGTGDVVEAVRHMRLIQGEIRGLAALTQEELRLAARRLEAPLSLVEETARLQRLPVVNFAAGGVATPADAALLMRLGADGVFVGSGIFKSEHPERMAAAIVEAVHHYDDPQTLAEVSKGLGEPMRGISARTLSEQEALQTRGW; from the coding sequence ATGAAACTTGAAGAACTGAGGTATGGTACCGAGCTGATCAAGAGGGGCTTTGCCAGCATGCAAAAGGGAGGCGTCATCATGGATGTGACCAGTGCAGAGCAGGCCGAGATAGCCGAGGCTGCGGGCGCCGTGGCCGTGATGGCTCTGCATGCAGTCCCCGCAGACATCAGGGCTGCTGGCGGCGTTGCGAGGATGGCAGACCCTCAGAAGATACTTGAGATCATGGATGCGGTGAGCATACCTGTGATGGCGAAGGTGAGGATAGGCCACTTCGTGGAGGCAGAGATTCTTGAGGCGCTGGGCGTGGACATGATAGATGAGTCTGAGGTGCTCACGCCCGCAGACGTGCAGCACCACATCGATAAGAAGCAGTTCACGGTGCCGTTTGTGTGCGGTGCGAGGGACCTTGGAGAGGCCCTGCGGCGCATCGACGAGGGGGCTGCCATGATACGCACCAAGGGCGAGGCTGGAACGGGTGATGTGGTGGAAGCAGTACGCCACATGCGCCTCATTCAGGGTGAGATTAGGGGGCTTGCAGCCCTCACACAAGAGGAGCTGAGGCTCGCTGCCAGAAGGCTCGAGGCACCTCTTTCGCTCGTGGAGGAGACCGCAAGGCTCCAGCGCCTTCCAGTGGTGAACTTTGCCGCAGGTGGTGTGGCAACGCCCGCAGACGCTGCTCTGTTGATGCGGCTCGGTGCAGATGGGGTGTTCGTGGGTTCTGGCATATTCAAGTCAGAGCATCCTGAGAGGATGGCTGCTGCCATCGTGGAGGCGGTGCACCACTACGATGACCCCCAGACGCTGGCAGAGGTCTCGAAGGGCTTGGGAGAGCCCATGAGGGGTATATCTGCAAGAACGCTCTCTGAGCAGGAGGCTCTTCAGACGAGGGGCTGGTGA
- a CDS encoding DEAD/DEAH box helicase family protein — protein sequence MKAILTYERGTIKIAGDAHIPLAKFDSRSGCYRALAYTYRDITEYLERAGVEVEDRVLNPIPCPYLDADIELRPYQQQAVEAWMLSRRGCVVLPTGSGKTHVALHIIQRLSLPTLVVVPTLDLVDQWADRLSVFGVEWVGELSGRRKDIRPITVTTYDSAYANAERLGNRFQLLVFDEVHHLPSEAYSHIAEMSAAPHRLGLTATYEREDERHELLPRLVGGKVFELMPQELAGEHLASYVVERVYLPLTPEEQAEYDAKAKVFKSYIRKRGLTLRSMEDFRRVVMATGYDALAYEALKAWNEARRIAFSSHNKLVKLRELLEMHRRDKIIIFTRHNELVYRISREFLVPAITYKTPKEERHLILNGFREGTYRAVVSSQVLDEGIDVPDASVGIIMSGSGSGREFIQRLGRILRKKEGKEAVLYELVSKDTGEVGISRRRHASKGAS from the coding sequence ATGAAGGCCATCCTGACCTACGAGAGAGGGACCATAAAGATAGCTGGAGATGCACACATCCCACTAGCCAAGTTTGACTCACGCTCTGGGTGCTACAGGGCGCTTGCCTACACCTACAGGGACATAACCGAGTATCTCGAAAGGGCGGGAGTGGAGGTTGAGGACAGGGTGCTAAACCCCATCCCTTGCCCCTACTTGGACGCCGACATAGAGCTAAGACCCTACCAGCAGCAGGCCGTCGAGGCGTGGATGCTAAGCAGGAGGGGGTGTGTTGTTCTGCCCACGGGCTCGGGCAAGACCCATGTTGCCCTTCACATCATCCAGCGCCTCTCCCTGCCCACCCTTGTGGTGGTGCCCACCCTTGATCTGGTGGATCAGTGGGCTGATAGGCTCTCAGTGTTTGGGGTGGAGTGGGTAGGAGAGCTTTCAGGGCGCAGGAAGGACATTCGCCCAATCACAGTCACCACCTACGACTCTGCATACGCCAATGCCGAGCGCCTTGGCAACAGGTTCCAGCTCCTGGTGTTTGATGAGGTGCACCACCTTCCCTCAGAGGCATACTCTCACATAGCCGAGATGAGCGCTGCCCCCCATCGCCTTGGCCTTACCGCCACCTATGAGCGGGAGGACGAAAGGCACGAGCTGCTGCCCAGGCTCGTAGGGGGGAAGGTGTTTGAGCTCATGCCCCAGGAGCTTGCTGGTGAGCACCTTGCCAGCTACGTGGTGGAGCGGGTGTACCTGCCCCTCACACCAGAGGAGCAGGCGGAGTATGACGCCAAGGCAAAGGTGTTCAAATCATATATCAGAAAGAGGGGGCTGACCCTCAGGAGTATGGAAGACTTTCGGAGAGTGGTGATGGCAACGGGCTACGACGCCTTAGCATATGAGGCCCTTAAGGCATGGAACGAGGCAAGGAGGATCGCCTTTAGCTCCCACAACAAGCTCGTGAAGCTCAGGGAGCTCCTTGAGATGCACAGGAGAGACAAGATAATAATCTTCACCCGCCACAACGAGCTGGTGTACCGCATCTCCAGAGAGTTCCTCGTCCCAGCCATCACTTATAAAACACCAAAGGAGGAGCGACACCTAATCCTGAATGGCTTCAGAGAAGGCACATACAGGGCAGTGGTGAGCAGCCAGGTGCTGGACGAGGGCATAGACGTGCCAGACGCCAGCGTGGGCATCATCATGAGCGGCAGCGGTAGTGGCAGGGAGTTCATCCAGCGGCTGGGCAGGATTCTGAGGAAGAAAGAGGGGAAGGAGGCAGTGTTGTACGAGCTGGTATCCAAAGATACGGGGGAGGTGGGCATCTCCAGGAGAAGACATGCTTCCAAGGGAGCTTCTTGA
- a CDS encoding class I SAM-dependent methyltransferase → MPHIFDPANAHELESEHRKKFFPAEKVVEVIESIDELKKDVAFDIGAGTGYLTLPLSKTFKKVCAVEISHEMTAKLRERLAKMGVKNVEIIVSDKPPEVDFEIDLVLFSNVLHEMDDASGYIEWARRASYIVVAEWKKIETPRGPPLEERMGVEELKRMFSGFELIKLDESLPYHYIAVLRAELLT, encoded by the coding sequence ATGCCACACATATTTGATCCGGCTAATGCCCATGAACTTGAATCGGAGCACAGAAAGAAGTTCTTTCCGGCAGAAAAGGTCGTTGAAGTCATCGAAAGCATAGATGAACTGAAGAAAGATGTGGCTTTCGACATTGGTGCGGGAACTGGCTATCTCACACTTCCACTTTCGAAGACATTCAAAAAGGTTTGTGCGGTTGAAATAAGTCACGAAATGACAGCAAAGCTGAGGGAAAGGTTAGCAAAAATGGGTGTGAAAAACGTTGAAATAATTGTATCGGATAAGCCACCAGAGGTTGATTTCGAGATCGATCTCGTGCTATTTTCCAACGTTCTTCATGAGATGGACGATGCATCAGGTTACATCGAGTGGGCGAGGAGAGCTTCTTACATTGTGGTGGCTGAATGGAAGAAGATTGAAACACCTCGTGGTCCGCCCCTTGAGGAAAGAATGGGCGTCGAAGAGCTGAAGAGGATGTTTTCAGGCTTCGAGCTTATAAAACTCGATGAGTCTCTACCTTACCACTATATAGCGGTTTTAAGAGCAGAGCTATTGACTTGA
- the pdxT gene encoding pyridoxal 5'-phosphate synthase glutaminase subunit PdxT encodes MRTGVIALQGDVSEHVHSLKRAAAHMGIEIEVVPIRRRGTVPSCDVLVLPGGESTTLCRLLSQEGILEELVDAAHRGMPILATCAGLIVLASEGDELVERTGQRLAGVLDIAVRRNAFGRQRESFEAPVEVKGIGTFPAVFIRAPAVERVGEAVEVIATLDGRIVGVQQDNTVAVAFHPELTEDVRLHAYVLSLALGSGTTSSPCTTSSP; translated from the coding sequence CTGAGGACAGGAGTGATAGCCCTTCAGGGCGATGTGTCTGAGCACGTGCACAGCCTGAAACGGGCAGCAGCCCACATGGGCATCGAGATAGAGGTGGTGCCCATAAGAAGGAGGGGCACCGTGCCCTCGTGCGATGTGCTCGTGCTTCCCGGAGGCGAGAGCACCACGCTGTGCAGACTGCTCTCACAGGAAGGCATCCTCGAGGAGCTGGTGGATGCGGCACACAGAGGAATGCCAATCTTGGCGACGTGTGCTGGACTCATAGTGCTCGCTTCCGAGGGCGATGAGCTTGTGGAGCGCACTGGACAGCGACTGGCTGGCGTGCTCGACATCGCCGTGAGAAGAAATGCCTTTGGAAGACAGCGTGAGTCCTTCGAGGCACCGGTGGAGGTGAAGGGCATCGGCACGTTTCCGGCGGTGTTCATACGCGCTCCAGCCGTCGAGAGAGTGGGTGAAGCCGTCGAGGTAATTGCAACGCTCGACGGCCGCATCGTGGGTGTGCAGCAGGACAATACAGTGGCCGTGGCATTTCATCCAGAACTCACGGAGGACGTGCGTCTCCATGCCTACGTGCTCTCACTTGCACTGGGAAGTGGCACCACCTCCTCACCATGCACCACCTCCTCACCATAG
- the cas4 gene encoding CRISPR-associated protein Cas4, which produces MSDKSPNRSDVITASEIGDYIYCSVSWYLQRCGHAPESPRLEEGTRKHAEVGEKLTIVQKEKRASKRLRDAAYIVLLIAPLLLVLGSMLGFVVILMLALTLLLVSRIRSGRAKRLKSKYGIPSERVVYSDLKGSARTLFSRRYGIAGKPDYIVRENPSGAYIPVEVKSTNARSPYRGHVLQLAAYCLLIEEKSGTRVPYGILVYADGRQHRIPFDDALRSELLTTIGEMRLYLKEKRVDRNHTSPRKCAACSFSDVCTQVVLNDNK; this is translated from the coding sequence GTGAGCGACAAAAGTCCCAACAGGAGTGACGTGATAACCGCATCTGAGATTGGTGATTACATCTATTGTTCGGTCTCGTGGTACCTTCAGAGGTGTGGACACGCCCCGGAATCCCCGAGGCTGGAGGAGGGAACGAGGAAGCATGCTGAGGTTGGGGAGAAGCTGACCATTGTTCAGAAAGAGAAGAGAGCATCAAAGCGGCTCAGAGACGCTGCATATATCGTGCTGCTCATCGCACCTCTGCTGCTGGTGCTGGGCTCTATGCTGGGGTTCGTGGTGATTCTGATGCTCGCCCTCACCCTTCTTCTGGTTTCCCGAATAAGGTCTGGAAGGGCTAAGAGGCTTAAGAGCAAGTATGGCATCCCCAGTGAGAGGGTGGTGTACTCCGACCTCAAGGGCAGCGCAAGAACCCTGTTCTCCAGAAGGTATGGGATAGCGGGTAAGCCTGACTACATCGTGAGGGAGAACCCCAGCGGAGCGTACATACCTGTAGAGGTCAAGAGCACAAATGCGCGCAGCCCCTATCGAGGGCACGTGCTCCAGCTCGCAGCCTACTGCCTGCTGATCGAGGAGAAAAGCGGCACCCGTGTGCCCTACGGCATCCTCGTGTACGCCGACGGAAGGCAGCACAGGATACCGTTTGACGATGCCCTAAGAAGCGAGCTGCTCACCACTATCGGGGAGATGAGGCTGTATCTGAAGGAGAAGAGAGTGGACAGAAACCACACATCACCGAGGAAGTGCGCTGCGTGCTCGTTCAGCGATGTGTGTACACAGGTCGTGCTAAATGATAACAAATGA
- a CDS encoding signal peptidase I, which translates to MDGGKPEVGWLRGILKDVLWVIVLLLLFTSASKLALGVWQPLVVVESGSMEPHLYRGDVVIIQSPKMGNITTWKEGRSTGYRSFGDFGDVILYHKYGMDGTPIIHRAMYYVEKGEPMWDGGPPAPHAGYITKGDNSLTNPYYDQQGSISYLTPVRSEWVVGKAMMRIPKVGYITLLFRGLIGLS; encoded by the coding sequence ATGGATGGTGGCAAGCCAGAGGTTGGATGGCTGAGAGGGATACTCAAAGATGTGCTTTGGGTCATCGTTCTGCTTTTGCTTTTTACTTCAGCCTCAAAGCTTGCGCTCGGTGTGTGGCAGCCCCTCGTGGTGGTGGAGTCTGGCAGCATGGAGCCCCACCTGTACAGGGGGGACGTGGTGATCATTCAGTCCCCCAAGATGGGCAATATAACCACATGGAAGGAGGGCAGGAGCACAGGGTATAGGTCGTTTGGTGATTTTGGCGATGTGATACTGTATCACAAGTATGGGATGGACGGCACTCCAATCATTCACAGGGCGATGTACTACGTGGAAAAAGGGGAGCCCATGTGGGATGGTGGACCCCCAGCCCCTCATGCTGGATACATCACAAAGGGTGACAACTCCCTCACCAACCCCTACTATGACCAGCAGGGTAGCATCTCCTACCTCACACCAGTAAGGAGTGAGTGGGTGGTGGGAAAGGCGATGATGAGGATTCCCAAGGTTGGCTACATAACTCTGCTGTTTCGAGGGCTCATCGGGCTATCCTGA
- a CDS encoding DNA-directed DNA polymerase II small subunit: MAEGRQLELSYVVEQIASCECMVEPEAAQRIAKVCDGQKFRKILEAIQKNDLLVLTCSDVDSILEHTGARVRPPPQPSKGERPENGVSVLWDVKRVYSNASSCDSFVQYFRSRCKKLRSILMHRTFSPRPISSLTRRRQTSEGREEVSIAGLVADVRITRNGHILIEIEDESGSFTVLAPKDGEVMKWASSVVLDEVIGVKGTLSSDGRLLIASEIIFPDISLERAQMRLGGGSDDENAGYAVLTSDIHVGSKSFLEDSWHKFVDWLNGDVGNERARAIAEDVRYLLVAGDLVEGVGIYPNQERDLSIDDVLEQYEVLASLLAGIPHHIQIVLSPGNHDAVRQGEPQPALGEQVRALFDDGIIFVGNPCVVELNGVRVLMYHGRSIPDFISSIDGLDLNDPITPMKHMLIKRHLSPVYGGSVPLVAEPEDRMVIEHVPDILHCGHVHIAGHGVYRGVRLINSGAWQAQTDYQKMRNITPTPARVPVVELSSLKTTFLNFR; this comes from the coding sequence ATGGCAGAAGGTAGGCAGCTGGAGCTATCGTATGTGGTCGAGCAGATTGCATCGTGCGAGTGCATGGTGGAACCCGAGGCGGCCCAGAGGATAGCGAAGGTGTGTGATGGACAAAAGTTCAGAAAAATTCTGGAGGCCATACAGAAGAATGACCTTCTAGTGCTGACGTGCTCCGATGTGGACTCCATTCTGGAGCATACGGGCGCCAGGGTGCGCCCTCCCCCACAACCCTCTAAGGGAGAGCGCCCAGAAAATGGTGTGTCCGTGCTATGGGATGTCAAGAGGGTGTACTCGAACGCCAGTTCGTGCGATAGCTTTGTGCAGTACTTCAGGAGCAGGTGTAAAAAGCTTCGGAGTATACTGATGCATAGAACGTTCTCACCGCGGCCAATATCCTCGCTGACAAGGCGCAGACAAACCTCGGAAGGCAGGGAGGAGGTATCCATCGCCGGGCTGGTGGCCGATGTTCGCATCACGCGCAACGGCCATATACTCATCGAAATCGAGGACGAGTCGGGGAGCTTTACAGTGCTCGCCCCAAAGGACGGCGAGGTGATGAAGTGGGCAAGCTCGGTGGTGCTCGACGAGGTGATAGGTGTAAAGGGTACGCTGAGCAGCGATGGCAGGCTGCTCATAGCAAGTGAGATAATCTTCCCCGACATCTCTCTCGAAAGGGCACAGATGCGGCTGGGTGGAGGGAGCGACGACGAGAATGCGGGGTACGCAGTGCTAACCTCGGACATCCACGTGGGCAGCAAGAGCTTTCTCGAGGATTCGTGGCACAAGTTCGTGGACTGGTTGAATGGAGATGTGGGAAATGAGAGGGCGAGGGCAATTGCTGAGGACGTCAGATACCTGCTCGTGGCAGGAGACCTCGTTGAGGGAGTGGGGATATACCCCAACCAGGAGAGGGACCTTTCGATAGATGATGTGCTCGAGCAGTACGAGGTTCTCGCCTCGCTGCTCGCCGGGATTCCGCATCACATACAGATAGTGCTCTCCCCGGGAAATCACGATGCTGTAAGGCAGGGTGAGCCCCAGCCCGCCCTCGGGGAGCAGGTGAGGGCTCTGTTCGATGATGGGATTATATTCGTGGGCAATCCATGCGTCGTTGAGCTCAATGGCGTGAGGGTGCTCATGTACCACGGGCGCTCCATCCCAGACTTCATATCCTCGATAGACGGGCTGGACCTCAACGACCCCATCACCCCAATGAAGCACATGCTCATCAAAAGGCACCTTTCCCCTGTGTATGGGGGAAGCGTGCCCCTCGTGGCAGAGCCAGAGGACAGGATGGTGATAGAGCACGTGCCAGATATCCTGCACTGCGGACACGTGCACATCGCGGGCCATGGCGTGTACAGGGGAGTAAGGCTCATAAACTCCGGGGCATGGCAGGCCCAGACGGATTACCAGAAGATGCGCAACATCACCCCAACGCCAGCGAGAGTGCCCGTGGTCGAGCTTTCCAGCCTCAAGACCACCTTTTTGAACTTCAGGTGA
- a CDS encoding amidohydrolase family protein — translation MNAELLIKGGLVLVGDGSPPKRADVVIDEGKLVRVGEARGISADEVIDGSGRLVMPAFVNTHTHLAMTLFRGYADDLSLDVWLGEHIWPIEAKLRASHVRAGALMGALELIRSGVGTFCDMYFFMDEVARVIEESGLRGFIGHGMIELGDERRGKKELSEARRLVREYEGHADGRVRTMYAPHAPYTCSLEFLHRVREVADEDGVGIHMHLLETQKEKEELEERHGRSIVSVLSEMGFLGGDVLAAHCVWLSDEDIRLLHHHNVKVSHNPVSNMKLASGVAKVPEMLDAGINISLGTDGCASNNNLDMLGEMKAAALLHKVFRLSPTVMSAPTVLQMATLSGYRALGLNGGLLREGYDADLVMLDLTSERLLPLHNVVSNIVYSASPCDVVSTIVQGKVLMHERVVRTLDAREVAFQFARAVDELFESKA, via the coding sequence ATGAACGCTGAGCTTCTCATCAAGGGTGGGCTCGTGCTGGTGGGCGATGGCTCTCCTCCCAAGAGGGCGGACGTGGTGATAGACGAGGGCAAGCTCGTGAGGGTGGGCGAGGCAAGGGGCATCTCGGCCGACGAGGTGATAGACGGCTCGGGAAGGCTCGTGATGCCAGCCTTCGTGAACACCCACACCCACCTTGCCATGACGCTGTTTAGGGGCTATGCCGACGACCTCTCCCTCGATGTATGGCTGGGAGAGCACATATGGCCCATAGAGGCGAAGCTGAGGGCATCCCACGTGAGGGCTGGCGCCCTGATGGGGGCTCTGGAGCTAATACGCAGTGGTGTTGGGACATTTTGCGACATGTACTTCTTCATGGATGAGGTTGCCCGTGTGATAGAGGAGAGCGGGCTCAGAGGCTTCATCGGACATGGTATGATAGAGCTTGGGGATGAGCGCAGGGGCAAAAAAGAACTTTCAGAGGCGAGAAGGCTTGTAAGGGAGTACGAGGGGCACGCCGATGGCAGGGTCAGGACGATGTATGCGCCCCATGCCCCCTACACGTGCTCTCTGGAGTTCTTGCATAGGGTGAGGGAGGTGGCAGATGAGGACGGTGTGGGCATCCACATGCACCTGCTCGAAACGCAGAAGGAGAAGGAGGAGCTCGAGGAGCGGCATGGCAGGAGCATCGTGTCCGTGCTGAGCGAGATGGGATTTTTGGGCGGGGATGTGCTTGCAGCCCACTGTGTATGGCTCTCTGATGAGGACATTCGTCTTTTGCATCATCACAATGTGAAGGTGTCCCACAACCCCGTGAGCAACATGAAGCTCGCCTCTGGAGTGGCGAAGGTGCCAGAGATGCTCGATGCGGGAATAAACATCTCACTGGGCACGGATGGCTGTGCATCGAACAACAACCTCGACATGCTCGGTGAGATGAAGGCTGCAGCGCTGCTCCACAAGGTGTTCAGGCTCAGCCCTACCGTGATGTCCGCTCCCACGGTGCTCCAGATGGCCACCCTCTCGGGCTACAGGGCGCTGGGACTGAATGGAGGGCTCCTCAGAGAGGGCTATGATGCCGACCTCGTGATGCTCGACCTCACATCAGAGAGGCTGCTTCCCCTGCACAACGTGGTGTCCAACATCGTGTACTCGGCAAGCCCGTGCGATGTGGTGAGTACAATTGTGCAGGGAAAGGTGCTCATGCACGAGCGGGTGGTGAGGACGTTGGATGCACGGGAAGTGGCATTCCAGTTTGCAAGGGCGGTGGATGAGCTGTTTGAGAGCAAAGCTTAA
- a CDS encoding DUF790 family protein, giving the protein MLPRELLDVRRYRGRIHPRFAGEKEVPLAEAVLETFREHIGERYGSLQQVLRQMEDAKTYRKVRGFAKVVERHCVLECPSPLDPVSVRSYLFKDGYVTTNEERRRAIERAAEHFAVTPIEIEQAMFADREDNLVLTGVPQMAPEELVRRYNLSLLQTSVFNALRLIIRTSTNHKEIFRRMKWLGLMYELYEDDGLKVEITGPASVLKMSKKYGTSMAKLIPAVVKARKWWLKAEILDDRSNRILTLEMDDGQRGLFPEQDEEVKYDSSLEREFAWKMRSLLGVEVVREPSVLRAGRYAFIPDFLLKKGGKEVYVEIVGFWTPEYLKRKVEKLQKADAPMLVVARDDLGECGVDGVITFSTSIPYNEVIGRVKHHLSREVRFEGEVIDLLALSEEYIVPFERLKASLPEGYVIAGKYALKQQSIDNLCRELEQVNPERLSDALPVLERHGVSHDILPSLGYEVRWVGLFEGDAIIRKKDERRGRWYRERRN; this is encoded by the coding sequence ATGCTTCCAAGGGAGCTTCTTGATGTCAGAAGGTACAGGGGCAGGATACACCCGAGGTTTGCAGGCGAGAAGGAGGTGCCCCTTGCCGAGGCTGTTCTGGAGACCTTCAGAGAGCATATCGGGGAGAGGTACGGCTCCCTCCAGCAGGTCCTGAGGCAGATGGAGGATGCCAAGACCTACCGAAAGGTAAGGGGCTTTGCCAAGGTTGTTGAGCGCCATTGTGTGCTTGAGTGTCCATCTCCCCTTGACCCTGTGAGCGTCAGGTCTTACCTCTTCAAGGATGGATATGTAACCACCAATGAGGAGCGTAGGAGAGCCATAGAGAGAGCAGCAGAGCACTTTGCAGTCACTCCCATAGAGATTGAGCAGGCCATGTTCGCTGACAGGGAGGATAACCTCGTTCTAACAGGTGTTCCTCAGATGGCACCAGAGGAGCTTGTGCGAAGGTATAACCTCTCCCTCCTCCAGACCTCTGTCTTCAATGCGCTGAGGCTCATCATCAGAACCTCCACCAACCACAAGGAGATATTCAGGAGGATGAAGTGGCTGGGGCTCATGTACGAGCTCTACGAGGATGATGGGCTGAAGGTTGAGATAACTGGCCCCGCCTCTGTGCTGAAGATGAGCAAGAAGTATGGTACCTCGATGGCAAAGCTCATCCCTGCAGTGGTGAAGGCAAGAAAGTGGTGGCTAAAGGCAGAAATACTGGATGATCGCTCAAACCGCATCCTAACGCTGGAGATGGACGATGGACAAAGGGGGCTGTTTCCAGAGCAGGATGAGGAGGTGAAGTACGACTCGTCCCTTGAGAGGGAGTTTGCGTGGAAGATGAGGAGCCTATTGGGTGTTGAGGTGGTGAGGGAGCCCTCTGTGCTCAGGGCGGGAAGGTATGCCTTCATCCCAGACTTCCTGCTGAAGAAGGGTGGGAAGGAGGTCTATGTGGAGATTGTGGGGTTCTGGACTCCAGAGTACCTCAAGAGAAAGGTGGAGAAGCTGCAAAAGGCCGATGCGCCCATGCTGGTGGTGGCAAGAGATGACCTTGGGGAGTGTGGAGTGGACGGGGTTATCACCTTCTCCACATCCATACCCTACAATGAGGTCATTGGGCGTGTTAAGCACCACCTCTCAAGAGAGGTCAGGTTCGAGGGAGAGGTGATAGACCTGTTAGCCCTCTCTGAGGAGTATATCGTGCCTTTTGAGAGGCTTAAGGCGTCTCTGCCTGAAGGGTACGTGATTGCAGGTAAATACGCATTGAAGCAGCAATCTATTGATAACCTGTGCCGTGAGCTTGAGCAGGTAAATCCAGAGAGACTCTCTGATGCCCTCCCAGTTCTTGAAAGGCATGGTGTGAGCCACGATATCCTTCCGAGCTTAGGCTATGAGGTGAGATGGGTCGGGCTATTTGAGGGGGATGCAATAATCAGAAAGAAGGATGAGAGGAGAGGGAGGTGGTATAGGGAGAGGCGCAATTAG